A genomic region of Streptosporangium lutulentum contains the following coding sequences:
- a CDS encoding tRNA adenosine deaminase-associated protein: MPSRPSGNSVFSAAFVRTGGGWNGAEVDLSEAEIADDLGDAVQEHLGLTGDELALLCVEMEDEWFAIVRYQGDLEPRTFLSDAQAGLSDQLGELFGELAGVAPDKETPAGLGVRPAGDFELLNDLGVSSDELVELSMEEGALPGDTLSVIAERLAFADELDRLR; encoded by the coding sequence ATGCCTTCCAGACCGTCCGGCAACAGCGTGTTCTCCGCGGCCTTCGTCCGCACCGGCGGCGGATGGAACGGCGCGGAGGTCGATCTCAGCGAGGCCGAGATCGCCGACGATCTCGGAGACGCCGTCCAGGAGCACCTCGGGCTCACCGGCGACGAGCTGGCCCTGCTGTGCGTGGAGATGGAAGACGAGTGGTTCGCGATCGTCCGCTACCAGGGCGATCTGGAGCCCCGCACGTTCCTGTCCGACGCTCAGGCCGGCCTCTCCGACCAGCTCGGGGAGCTCTTCGGAGAGCTGGCCGGGGTCGCGCCGGACAAGGAGACCCCCGCCGGGCTGGGCGTACGGCCGGCGGGTGACTTCGAGCTCCTGAACGACCTGGGGGTGAGCTCCGACGAGCTCGTCGAGCTCAGCATGGAGGAGGGCGCCCTCCCGGGAGACACGCTCTCGGTGATCGCCGAGCGCCTGGCCTTCGCGGACGAGCTCGATCGGCTGCGGTGA
- a CDS encoding tRNA adenosine deaminase-associated protein codes for MSDEDSLDFAIVIYREEGRWEAEMLPERLTSNLDDLIHALRQQPSMNGTIGLVAVGDEFFVALRVFGERVEVFLSDIAASWDFPLAEQVLEYLDVPVPDEEELDAILQDEETALPAGDLSIFADLGLDEMELGILSGDIDLLPEDVLSSIAARLGFSEPFERAIDSVFG; via the coding sequence ATGTCAGACGAAGACTCGCTGGACTTTGCCATCGTGATCTACCGCGAGGAGGGCCGCTGGGAAGCGGAGATGCTCCCGGAGAGACTCACCTCGAACCTCGACGACCTGATTCACGCCCTGCGCCAGCAGCCGAGCATGAACGGCACGATTGGCCTGGTCGCCGTGGGGGATGAGTTCTTCGTGGCGCTACGGGTGTTCGGTGAGCGGGTGGAGGTCTTCCTTTCCGACATCGCCGCGTCCTGGGACTTCCCGCTCGCGGAGCAGGTGCTGGAATACCTCGACGTGCCGGTGCCCGACGAGGAGGAGCTCGACGCGATCCTCCAGGACGAGGAGACGGCGCTCCCTGCGGGGGATCTGTCGATCTTCGCCGACCTGGGCCTCGACGAGATGGAGCTCGGAATCCTCTCCGGGGACATCGACCTGCTTCCCGAGGACGTTCTGTCCAGCATCGCCGCGCGGTTGGGATTCTCCGAGCCGTTCGAGCGCGCCATCGACTCTGTGTTCGGCTGA
- the tadA gene encoding tRNA adenosine(34) deaminase TadA — translation MTDHLPAMRLALEQAAAAGARGEVPVGAVVLGPDGSVLARAGNDRESSVDPTAHAEVLALRRAARALGRWRLTGCTLVVTLEPCTMCAGASVLARIDRVVYGAVDLKGGAVGSLWDVVRDRRLNHRPEVVMGVLAEECSEILTEFFAVRRMREL, via the coding sequence GTGACGGACCACCTCCCGGCGATGCGCCTGGCCCTGGAGCAGGCCGCGGCGGCCGGCGCCCGAGGCGAGGTCCCGGTCGGCGCGGTCGTCCTCGGCCCTGACGGCTCCGTGCTGGCGCGGGCGGGGAACGACAGGGAGTCATCGGTCGATCCCACCGCGCACGCCGAGGTGCTCGCCCTGCGCCGGGCCGCGAGAGCCCTCGGGCGGTGGCGGCTGACCGGCTGCACGCTGGTGGTCACCCTGGAACCCTGCACCATGTGCGCGGGGGCCTCCGTGCTGGCCAGGATCGACCGCGTCGTCTACGGCGCCGTCGATCTCAAGGGTGGGGCCGTGGGCTCGCTCTGGGACGTGGTCAGGGACCGTCGTCTCAACCACCGGCCCGAGGTCGTCATGGGCGTGCTGGCCGAGGAGTGCTCGGAGATCCTCACCGAGTTCTTCGCTGTTCGCCGGATGCGCGAGCTATAG
- the upp gene encoding uracil phosphoribosyltransferase — translation METLVVDHPLVAHKLTALRDANTDSPTFRRLADELVTLLAYEATRQVRVTEITVETPVAPAQGVRLAQPYPLVVPILRAGLGMLDGMTRLLPTAEVGFLGMVRNESTLKAETYATRLPEDLSGRQVYVVDPMLATGGTLAAAIEFLLDRGADDVTALCLLAAPEGIAHMDKVLAGIDKPIRLVTAALDERLNDQGYIVPGLGDAGDRLYGVV, via the coding sequence ATGGAGACCCTGGTCGTTGACCACCCGCTCGTAGCCCACAAGCTGACCGCGCTGCGGGACGCGAACACGGATTCGCCCACCTTCAGGCGTCTGGCCGACGAGCTGGTGACGTTGCTGGCCTACGAGGCGACCCGGCAGGTCCGCGTCACCGAGATCACCGTGGAGACCCCCGTCGCCCCGGCCCAGGGCGTACGGCTGGCGCAGCCGTACCCGCTGGTGGTCCCGATCCTCCGCGCCGGTCTGGGCATGCTGGACGGCATGACCCGGCTGCTGCCGACGGCCGAGGTGGGTTTCCTCGGGATGGTCCGCAACGAGTCCACGCTGAAGGCGGAGACCTACGCCACGCGGCTTCCTGAAGATCTTTCCGGTCGGCAGGTCTACGTGGTCGACCCCATGCTGGCCACCGGCGGCACCCTCGCCGCGGCGATCGAGTTCCTTCTCGACCGGGGCGCGGACGACGTGACCGCGCTGTGCCTGCTGGCCGCCCCCGAGGGAATCGCCCACATGGACAAGGTCCTCGCCGGGATCGACAAGCCGATCCGTTTGGTGACCGCCGCGCTGGACGAGCGCCTGAACGATCAGGGATATATCGTCCCGGGACTCGGCGACGCCGGCGACCGCCTTTACGGCGTCGTCTGA
- a CDS encoding type II toxin-antitoxin system VapB family antitoxin, whose amino-acid sequence MIFKLVGDGRPYPEHGLSHREWAQIPPRQVRLDTLITTKAVLDLHSLLAKDSTFYGDLFPHVVQWRGDFYLEDGLHRALRSALHQRSVLHARVLDLPADD is encoded by the coding sequence GTGATCTTCAAGCTGGTCGGCGATGGACGGCCCTACCCCGAACACGGCCTCTCGCATCGCGAGTGGGCGCAGATACCGCCGCGACAGGTCCGGCTCGACACTTTGATCACCACGAAAGCGGTGCTCGACCTGCATTCCCTGCTCGCCAAGGACTCCACGTTCTACGGCGACCTCTTCCCCCACGTGGTGCAGTGGCGCGGCGACTTCTATCTGGAGGACGGCCTGCACCGCGCGTTGCGCTCGGCCCTGCATCAGCGCTCGGTCCTGCACGCCCGGGTCCTGGATCTGCCCGCCGACGACTGA
- the ypfJ gene encoding KPN_02809 family neutral zinc metallopeptidase has product MDFKDDVQLDSSQTESRGRGIPGGGLAVGGGAAGIVALIVALIFGINPGDITGGDPAAVGPTSDLSAQCKTGKDADQNEECRVVGVVNSIQDYWPKVVQGYEPAKTVMFSGQVNTACGAADASVGPFYCPADRQVYLDLSFFKQLESQFGAKGGPFAQAYVIGHEYGHHVQNLLGTNAKAERGDQQGPESGSVRLELQADCYSGAWAKNAYETGLFEKPFTKTDIEEALSAASAVGDDSIQERTQGRVNPDGFTHGTSAQRVKWFTTGYESGDPRKCDTFAGSI; this is encoded by the coding sequence ATGGATTTCAAGGATGATGTCCAGCTGGACAGCTCGCAGACCGAAAGTCGCGGCCGAGGAATCCCCGGTGGCGGCCTCGCGGTCGGCGGCGGTGCGGCCGGAATCGTTGCGCTGATCGTTGCGCTGATATTCGGGATCAATCCTGGAGACATCACCGGCGGCGACCCGGCCGCGGTGGGGCCCACCTCCGACCTCAGCGCGCAGTGCAAGACCGGCAAGGACGCCGACCAGAACGAGGAGTGCCGGGTGGTCGGCGTGGTCAACAGCATCCAGGACTACTGGCCCAAGGTCGTTCAGGGCTACGAGCCGGCCAAGACCGTCATGTTCTCCGGCCAGGTGAACACCGCCTGCGGCGCCGCCGACGCCTCGGTCGGCCCGTTCTACTGCCCGGCCGACCGTCAGGTCTATCTCGACCTGAGCTTCTTCAAGCAGCTCGAAAGCCAGTTCGGGGCCAAGGGCGGGCCGTTCGCCCAGGCCTACGTCATCGGGCACGAGTACGGTCACCACGTCCAGAACCTGCTCGGCACCAACGCGAAGGCCGAGCGTGGCGATCAGCAGGGCCCGGAGAGCGGTTCCGTCCGGCTGGAGCTGCAGGCCGACTGCTACTCCGGAGCATGGGCCAAGAACGCCTACGAGACCGGCCTGTTCGAGAAGCCGTTCACCAAGACGGACATCGAGGAGGCGCTCAGCGCGGCCTCGGCGGTGGGCGACGACAGCATCCAGGAGCGCACCCAGGGCCGGGTGAACCCGGACGGCTTCACCCACGGAACCTCCGCGCAACGTGTCAAGTGGTTCACCACCGGTTACGAGAGCGGCGACCCCCGCAAGTGCGACACGTTCGCCGGGAGCATCTGA